In a single window of the Microbacterium sp. SL75 genome:
- a CDS encoding PH domain-containing protein — MFRAPSSIVGLIVGAVLAVVLLGDAALRAGVGEMLLLAPWVLLALWAVYALLFAPHVRIDADGIRIHNPLRVVDVAWARVADIDMRWQLEIRTDEPRVVKAFGGPVAGRPGRPPLRRDDSRGRREPPAIRDLQLIQEAWETARRTASKSGVVRRSWDIPSVISLLVLICWVIIALFISGGLG, encoded by the coding sequence GTGTTCCGCGCCCCGTCGTCGATCGTGGGCCTGATCGTCGGCGCGGTGCTCGCGGTCGTGCTCTTGGGGGATGCCGCGCTCCGCGCCGGCGTCGGCGAGATGCTCCTGCTGGCGCCGTGGGTGCTGTTGGCGCTGTGGGCCGTCTACGCCCTGCTCTTCGCCCCTCACGTGCGCATCGATGCCGATGGCATCCGCATCCACAATCCGCTGCGCGTCGTCGACGTCGCCTGGGCGCGTGTCGCCGATATCGACATGCGCTGGCAGCTCGAGATCCGTACCGACGAGCCGCGCGTCGTGAAGGCGTTCGGCGGCCCCGTCGCGGGGCGTCCCGGCCGACCGCCGCTGCGTCGCGACGACTCACGGGGTCGTCGCGAGCCTCCCGCGATCCGTGATCTGCAGCTCATTCAGGAGGCGTGGGAGACCGCGCGCCGCACTGCCTCGAAGAGCGGTGTCGTGCGCCGCTCGTGGGACATTCCCTCGGTCATTTCCCTGCTGGTTCTGATCTGCTGGGTTATCATCGCTTTGTTCATCTCAGGCGGTCTCGGCTGA
- a CDS encoding ABC transporter permease — translation MSSSQFPAPHYVAPIKTETISVDAVRVAARKSNLWLDAWRDLRRRPTFWIALAVMAVVILMAVWPTLFTQVPPNNDCQLSNSNAGPASGHILGFTFQGCDTFSRIVWGARTSLSVGLLATAIGTIIGLIMGALSGFYGGWLDAVISRVGDIFFSIPYILAAIVVMSVFSQYRNVVTLAFAIGGFAWASTARVVRAEVLRVRQADYVAASQALGQTRFRTLLTHVIPNAIAPLLVVTTISLAAAIVAEATLSFLGVGLGGDTMSWGNDISQAQQSLRIAPLALIWPSVALTVTVLAFILLGELIRDAIDPRARARR, via the coding sequence ATGTCAAGTAGTCAGTTCCCGGCGCCGCACTATGTCGCGCCGATCAAGACCGAGACCATCTCGGTCGACGCCGTTCGCGTCGCCGCCCGTAAGAGCAACCTCTGGCTCGACGCGTGGCGCGACCTCCGTCGCCGCCCCACGTTCTGGATCGCGCTGGCCGTCATGGCCGTCGTCATCCTGATGGCCGTGTGGCCGACGCTGTTCACCCAGGTGCCGCCTAACAACGACTGCCAGCTGTCCAACAGCAACGCCGGTCCCGCCTCGGGCCACATCCTGGGCTTCACGTTCCAGGGGTGCGACACCTTCTCCCGCATCGTGTGGGGAGCGCGTACGTCGCTGTCGGTCGGTCTGCTCGCAACCGCGATCGGCACGATCATCGGCCTGATCATGGGTGCGTTGTCGGGCTTCTACGGCGGATGGCTCGACGCGGTCATCTCGCGCGTCGGCGACATCTTCTTCTCGATTCCCTACATCCTCGCGGCCATCGTCGTGATGAGCGTGTTCTCGCAGTACCGCAACGTCGTCACCCTGGCGTTCGCGATCGGCGGGTTCGCGTGGGCGTCGACGGCGCGCGTGGTGCGCGCCGAGGTACTGCGCGTGCGTCAGGCCGACTACGTCGCGGCCTCGCAGGCGCTCGGTCAGACGCGTTTCCGCACGCTGCTGACGCACGTCATCCCGAACGCGATCGCCCCTCTGCTCGTGGTCACCACGATCAGCCTCGCGGCGGCCATCGTCGCGGAGGCGACGCTGTCGTTCCTCGGTGTCGGCCTGGGCGGCGACACCATGTCGTGGGGTAACGACATCAGTCAGGCGCAGCAGTCCTTGCGTATCGCGCCGCTGGCCCTGATCTGGCCGTCTGTCGCCCTGACGGTCACGGTGCTGGCCTTCATCCTGCTGGGCGAGCTCATCCGAGACGCCATCGACCCGAGAGCGAGGGCCCGCCGATGA
- a CDS encoding ABC transporter permease: protein MTLYVLRRFVNYAVLSLLATCLAYVLGSALLRPQDRFYGMNPRPPQESIVASLDALGANPDVPILVRLWNWLVNLFTKFSLGNTIGGQDVMTEIATRAGTSLRLLLIGSLIGAVVGVLIGVWGAVRQYRATDQVTTYASYLVFATPTFVIGVLLMIGATNLNNAAGTQLIRFTGEYTAGVEGFWPMVADRAVHLLLPTLALVLISAASYSRYQRSMMLDVLGADYIRTARAKGLPRTQALFRHGVRIALIPMSTFFAYSFGTLIAGSTMLEIVFSWRGMGQFQLNAVTQQDINAVAGSTLFVAVLVLLSSTLSEVLYAALDPRVRS, encoded by the coding sequence ATGACGCTGTACGTTCTACGACGGTTCGTGAACTACGCCGTCCTGAGCCTGCTGGCGACGTGCCTGGCGTACGTGCTCGGTAGTGCTCTGCTGCGACCCCAGGACCGCTTCTACGGTATGAACCCGCGTCCCCCTCAGGAGTCGATCGTCGCGAGCCTGGATGCTCTCGGCGCCAACCCCGACGTGCCGATCCTCGTGCGGTTGTGGAACTGGCTCGTGAACCTGTTCACGAAGTTCTCGCTCGGCAACACGATCGGCGGCCAGGACGTCATGACCGAGATCGCGACGCGCGCCGGAACCAGCCTTCGTCTTCTGCTGATCGGATCGCTGATCGGTGCCGTCGTCGGTGTCCTCATCGGCGTGTGGGGAGCGGTGCGCCAGTACCGTGCCACCGATCAGGTGACGACCTATGCCTCGTACCTCGTCTTCGCGACGCCGACCTTCGTCATCGGCGTTCTCCTGATGATCGGTGCGACCAACCTCAACAACGCCGCGGGCACTCAGCTCATCCGCTTCACGGGGGAGTACACCGCGGGGGTCGAGGGGTTCTGGCCGATGGTCGCCGACCGCGCGGTGCACCTGTTGCTGCCGACCCTCGCGCTGGTGCTCATCAGCGCCGCGTCGTACTCGCGGTACCAGCGCAGCATGATGCTCGACGTGCTTGGGGCCGACTACATCCGCACGGCCCGCGCGAAGGGATTGCCGCGCACCCAGGCGCTCTTCCGCCACGGGGTGCGCATCGCGCTCATCCCGATGTCCACCTTCTTCGCCTACAGCTTCGGCACCCTGATCGCCGGTTCCACCATGCTCGAGATCGTCTTCTCGTGGCGAGGCATGGGGCAGTTCCAGCTCAACGCCGTCACCCAGCAGGACATCAACGCCGTGGCGGGTTCGACCCTGTTCGTCGCCGTGCTGGTGCTGCTGTCGTCGACTCTGTCCGAGGTGCTCTACGCCGCACTCGACCCGAGAGTGAGGAGCTGA
- a CDS encoding ABC transporter ATP-binding protein, with the protein MSDATMTPLLSVRDLKVAFEGEGGTREVLHGVSLDVYPGQTVAIVGESGSGKSTTASAVIGLLPGTGHVTAGSITLDGRELTDLSQTQFESVRGRDIGYVPQDPMSNLNPVWSIGFQVKEAIRANGIATGRKEVEQRAIEVLKQAGLADAERRLHQYPHQFSGGMRQRALIGIGLAADPKLLIADEPTSALDVTVQRVILDHMASLTRERGTSVLLITHDLGLAAERADTIVVMNQGEIVESGPSREILENPQHPYTQRLVAAAPSIASQRIQAKVEDRGILRESDIDAPATVKVTDLVKEYKIRQGGFRSEQFRAVDGVSFEIPRGKTLALVGESGSGKSTIAKMVLKLEEPTSGSIEVDGVNTGKLNAKDTFNLRRRMQPVFQDPYGSLDPLRSIGNLIAEPLNIHKVGDGASRRARVEELLEQVALPQELASRYPNELSGGQRQRVAIARALALKPDILVLDEAVSALDVLVQAQILQLLAELQSELGLTYLFITHDLAVVRVAADLVCVMERGKLVEQGTVDEIFAQPSQEYTQRLLDAIPGASLSLGGA; encoded by the coding sequence ATGAGCGACGCCACCATGACGCCGCTGCTGTCCGTGCGCGACCTGAAGGTCGCGTTCGAGGGAGAAGGCGGTACGCGCGAGGTCCTGCACGGAGTCAGCCTCGACGTGTATCCCGGTCAGACCGTCGCCATCGTGGGTGAGTCCGGTTCGGGCAAGTCGACGACCGCGTCTGCGGTCATCGGTCTGCTCCCCGGCACCGGACACGTCACCGCCGGCAGCATCACCCTCGACGGGCGCGAGCTGACCGACCTCAGCCAGACGCAGTTCGAGTCGGTACGCGGCAGGGACATCGGCTACGTCCCGCAGGACCCGATGTCGAACCTGAACCCCGTGTGGAGCATCGGCTTCCAGGTCAAGGAGGCGATCCGCGCGAACGGCATAGCCACCGGCCGCAAAGAGGTCGAGCAGCGCGCGATCGAGGTGCTGAAGCAGGCCGGTCTCGCCGACGCCGAGCGTCGACTGCACCAGTACCCGCACCAGTTCTCGGGCGGTATGCGCCAGCGCGCGCTCATCGGTATCGGCCTCGCGGCTGACCCGAAGCTGCTGATCGCCGACGAGCCGACCTCGGCTCTCGACGTCACCGTGCAGCGCGTCATCCTCGACCACATGGCATCCCTCACTCGGGAGCGGGGCACCTCGGTGCTGCTCATCACGCACGACCTGGGGCTCGCCGCGGAGCGCGCCGACACGATCGTCGTGATGAACCAGGGCGAGATCGTCGAGTCGGGTCCCAGCCGCGAGATCCTCGAGAACCCGCAGCACCCGTACACGCAGCGACTGGTGGCGGCCGCCCCCAGCATCGCTTCGCAGCGCATCCAGGCGAAGGTGGAGGACCGCGGCATCCTGCGCGAGTCCGACATCGACGCTCCCGCGACGGTCAAGGTCACCGACCTCGTCAAGGAGTACAAGATCCGCCAGGGCGGGTTCCGCAGCGAGCAGTTCCGCGCCGTCGACGGGGTCTCGTTCGAGATCCCGCGTGGCAAGACGCTCGCCCTCGTCGGCGAGTCGGGCTCCGGCAAGTCGACGATCGCGAAGATGGTGCTCAAGCTCGAGGAACCCACCTCGGGCTCGATCGAGGTCGACGGCGTCAACACCGGCAAGCTGAACGCGAAGGACACCTTCAACCTCCGCCGCCGCATGCAGCCGGTCTTCCAGGATCCGTACGGCTCGCTCGACCCGCTCCGCAGCATCGGCAACCTGATCGCGGAGCCGCTCAACATCCACAAGGTGGGTGACGGTGCCTCGCGCCGCGCCCGTGTGGAAGAGCTGCTCGAGCAGGTCGCTCTGCCGCAGGAGCTGGCATCCCGCTATCCGAACGAGCTGTCCGGCGGACAGCGTCAGCGCGTCGCCATCGCGCGTGCGCTCGCGCTCAAGCCCGACATCCTCGTGCTCGACGAGGCCGTCTCGGCTCTCGACGTGCTCGTGCAGGCGCAGATCCTCCAGCTGCTGGCGGAGCTGCAGTCCGAGCTGGGGCTGACGTACCTGTTCATCACGCACGACCTCGCCGTCGTCCGCGTCGCCGCCGACCTGGTGTGCGTCATGGAGCGCGGCAAGCTCGTGGAGCAGGGCACGGTCGACGAGATCTTCGCCCAGCCGTCGCAGGAGTACACGCAGCGCCTGCTCGACGCCATTCCCGGCGCCTCGCTCTCACTGGGCGGCGCGTGA
- a CDS encoding ABC transporter permease encodes MLGYILRRLLQVLPVFFGATLLIYFMVFAMPGDPILGLFGDKTPAPQVVEALRAQYHLDQPFIVQYFLYIGGIFRGDLGTTFSGQSVNEVLARTLPVTGRLAVMALAIELVLAVVVGTISAIRKGKLFDNVALIVALLFVALPIFVACFLAQYFLAIQLGWFKPTVGAQNNWGDLWLPAIVLGFSLFATSMRLMRGSVIDTLNQDWVRTAYSKGLSRRRVIPVHVLRNSLIPVITNSATNFGVLLVGATVTEGIFNIPGVGNTLYQATIRGEGPTVVSFVTVFVIIYVLVNLVVDLLYGLLDPRIRYVK; translated from the coding sequence ATGCTCGGCTACATCCTCAGACGTCTGCTGCAGGTCCTCCCCGTGTTCTTCGGGGCCACCCTGCTGATCTACTTCATGGTCTTCGCCATGCCGGGGGACCCGATCCTCGGCCTCTTCGGCGACAAGACCCCCGCGCCCCAGGTCGTCGAAGCCCTGCGCGCGCAGTACCACCTCGACCAGCCCTTCATCGTCCAGTACTTCCTGTACATCGGCGGGATCTTCCGCGGCGACCTCGGCACCACCTTCTCGGGCCAGTCCGTCAACGAGGTGCTTGCGCGCACGCTCCCCGTGACCGGTCGCCTCGCGGTGATGGCCCTGGCCATCGAGCTCGTCCTGGCCGTCGTGGTCGGCACCATCTCGGCGATCCGCAAGGGCAAGCTGTTCGACAACGTGGCGCTCATCGTCGCCCTGTTGTTCGTCGCCCTGCCGATCTTCGTGGCGTGCTTCCTCGCCCAGTACTTCCTGGCGATCCAGCTCGGCTGGTTCAAACCCACGGTGGGTGCCCAGAACAACTGGGGCGATCTGTGGTTGCCGGCCATCGTGTTGGGCTTCAGCCTCTTCGCCACGAGCATGCGCCTGATGCGCGGCTCGGTCATCGACACGCTGAACCAGGACTGGGTGCGTACCGCCTACAGCAAGGGCTTGTCGCGTCGCCGCGTCATCCCCGTGCACGTGCTGCGCAACTCTCTCATCCCGGTCATCACGAACTCCGCGACGAACTTCGGGGTGCTCCTCGTCGGCGCCACCGTCACCGAGGGCATCTTCAACATCCCCGGTGTCGGCAACACGCTGTACCAGGCCACCATCCGCGGCGAGGGACCCACGGTCGTTTCGTTCGTGACCGTCTTCGTCATCATCTACGTGCTGGTCAACCTCGTCGTCGACCTCCTGTACGGCCTCCTGGACCCGAGGATCCGCTATGTCAAGTAG
- a CDS encoding ABC transporter permease, with amino-acid sequence MTMQEEALDGSLVATSPVTRDRKPLSRGALVRSRLRKMPRFWVGASILVFIVLWAFVGPLLYPYDATQRDFLNVGLGPTQLHWFGTNGIGQDIYAQTLVGLQKSLIIGALAGIGATLIAAAVGSLAGYLGGKIDAVIGWLIHLLLVIPSFFILVLLSPLTRGLSWLALTFFLAVFSWMILAQVVRNQTRSLRNRDFVRAARYMGMPTRQILGRHIIPNIASLLIIDATLGIVSAIMAETSLSYFGFGVQAPDVSLGTLLASGTSAAVTRPWLFVYPAGVLIVLLLAISLIGDALRDAIDPTSGANRD; translated from the coding sequence ATGACCATGCAGGAAGAGGCCCTCGACGGATCGCTCGTCGCCACCAGCCCTGTCACCCGCGACCGCAAGCCGCTCTCGCGCGGAGCGCTCGTCCGCTCGCGCCTGCGCAAGATGCCGCGCTTCTGGGTGGGGGCGAGCATCCTCGTCTTCATCGTGCTCTGGGCCTTCGTCGGCCCGCTGCTGTACCCCTACGACGCGACCCAGCGCGATTTCCTCAACGTCGGTCTCGGGCCCACCCAACTGCACTGGTTCGGCACCAACGGCATCGGTCAGGACATCTACGCCCAAACCCTCGTGGGTCTGCAGAAGTCGCTCATCATCGGCGCCCTCGCCGGTATCGGCGCCACGCTGATCGCGGCGGCCGTGGGTTCGCTCGCCGGCTACCTCGGCGGCAAGATCGACGCGGTCATCGGGTGGCTCATCCACCTTCTGCTCGTCATCCCGTCGTTCTTCATCCTCGTGCTGCTGAGCCCGCTGACACGCGGCCTGTCGTGGCTGGCGCTGACGTTCTTCCTCGCGGTGTTCAGCTGGATGATCCTCGCCCAGGTCGTGCGCAACCAGACGCGGTCGCTGCGCAACCGCGATTTCGTCCGCGCGGCGCGCTACATGGGCATGCCGACCCGGCAGATCCTGGGCCGCCACATCATTCCCAACATCGCGTCGCTGCTCATCATCGACGCGACCCTCGGCATCGTCTCGGCCATCATGGCCGAGACCTCGCTCAGCTACTTCGGCTTCGGCGTCCAGGCGCCTGACGTCTCGCTCGGCACACTGCTCGCGTCGGGCACGTCGGCCGCGGTGACCCGCCCGTGGCTGTTCGTGTACCCCGCCGGCGTGCTGATCGTGCTGCTCCTGGCCATCAGCCTCATCGGCGACGCCCTGCGCGACGCCATCGACCCCACCTCGGGAGCGAACCGTGACTGA
- a CDS encoding ABC transporter substrate-binding protein, producing the protein MIALLVAAGLALAGCSATDPAPEPAKEQRTSLTVGVVGSLTSFNAASATGDTAANRAVSALLDEKLGSLDGNLQVVPNNGLGRITRVDGDPLTVSYELFSDRVWSDGTPVTLDDLLFGWAVTSHFFDDATYDANGQLVSGTRYFDTALPADPNARTTRPRLDRANDTLILTYDQPFADWNRQWLLDRPVHVVAQRAGVSVKDLLTAILTVPEGDPKAPVAPNPVLAAAAQAWNTGFDVAPGTTPDPAGVVSSGPWTVSEITADTLQLARRDSYQGAHFPGLEGLTVRFFPDRAAQLSALEAGTVDVANVGDLDVAEHKTLTDAGLNVQVGPTSETLQLRFATTTASDLRQATTLSLDRSSLVQDVLGAVRPDAQPLQSFLSSPATGQLYNDLVSGNGAPGTGADVNAARSALGDRAAVLRVAYDTTDATAALVFPRLVSMAAKAGIAVRAATATEVPDATLTWVGEDESLYRSARDRIAEGIDGGDTEELFDDLTTHTDPVDVLSEAKLIDRSLFAAYAGVPLLERTGAVVNAAGVEGVTYTSEPNGLPPAFWTWSPPQS; encoded by the coding sequence GTGATCGCCCTCCTCGTCGCCGCTGGTCTCGCGCTGGCCGGTTGCTCGGCCACCGACCCGGCGCCTGAGCCGGCGAAAGAACAGCGCACGAGCCTGACCGTCGGCGTCGTCGGCTCCCTCACCAGCTTCAACGCCGCCAGCGCCACCGGCGACACCGCTGCCAATCGGGCGGTGTCGGCCCTTCTCGACGAGAAGCTGGGCTCCCTCGACGGCAACCTGCAGGTCGTGCCGAACAACGGGCTCGGACGCATCACCCGCGTCGACGGTGACCCGCTCACCGTCAGTTACGAGCTGTTCTCCGACCGGGTCTGGTCGGACGGCACCCCGGTGACCCTCGACGACCTGCTGTTCGGGTGGGCCGTCACCTCGCACTTCTTCGACGACGCCACCTACGACGCCAACGGGCAGCTGGTCTCGGGCACGCGCTACTTCGACACCGCTCTGCCGGCCGACCCGAACGCTCGGACGACGCGGCCCCGCCTCGATCGGGCGAACGACACGCTCATACTCACGTACGACCAGCCTTTCGCGGACTGGAACAGGCAGTGGCTGCTCGACCGGCCCGTGCACGTCGTCGCGCAGCGAGCGGGTGTGAGCGTGAAGGATCTGCTCACCGCCATCCTCACCGTGCCCGAGGGCGATCCGAAGGCGCCGGTTGCGCCGAACCCCGTGCTGGCCGCCGCCGCGCAGGCGTGGAACACCGGTTTCGACGTCGCACCGGGGACCACCCCCGATCCCGCCGGTGTCGTGTCCTCGGGCCCGTGGACCGTCTCCGAGATCACGGCCGACACCCTGCAGCTCGCTCGACGCGACAGCTACCAGGGCGCGCATTTCCCGGGCCTCGAAGGCCTCACCGTCCGGTTCTTCCCGGATCGGGCGGCGCAGTTGTCGGCGCTCGAAGCGGGCACGGTGGATGTGGCCAATGTCGGCGATCTCGACGTCGCCGAACACAAGACCCTGACCGACGCCGGACTCAACGTGCAGGTGGGGCCCACGTCCGAGACGCTGCAACTGCGGTTCGCCACGACGACGGCTTCCGACCTCCGGCAGGCGACGACTCTGTCGCTCGACCGTTCGTCCCTCGTCCAGGACGTCCTCGGTGCTGTCCGCCCCGACGCGCAGCCCCTGCAGTCCTTCCTCTCCTCACCGGCGACCGGCCAGCTCTACAACGACCTCGTGTCGGGGAACGGGGCACCCGGGACCGGGGCCGACGTGAACGCCGCCCGCTCCGCCCTCGGCGACCGAGCGGCCGTGCTCCGCGTCGCCTACGACACCACCGACGCGACGGCGGCGCTGGTCTTCCCCCGCCTCGTGTCGATGGCCGCCAAGGCCGGGATCGCCGTCCGCGCGGCGACGGCGACGGAGGTCCCGGATGCCACCCTCACCTGGGTCGGCGAGGATGAGAGCCTCTACCGCTCGGCACGCGACCGCATCGCCGAGGGCATCGACGGAGGCGACACCGAGGAGCTTTTCGACGACCTCACCACGCACACCGATCCCGTCGACGTGCTGTCGGAGGCGAAGCTCATCGACCGCTCGCTGTTCGCCGCCTACGCGGGAGTGCCGCTGCTCGAGCGGACGGGCGCCGTGGTCAACGCCGCGGGTGTGGAGGGAGTGACCTACACCTCCGAGCCCAACGGGCTGCCACCGGCGTTCTGGACGTGGTCGCCGCCTCAGTCCTGA
- a CDS encoding CPBP family intramembrane glutamic endopeptidase yields the protein MEQSDKPGRSRGAADWTYPPAIERTDSYRRRRLGWEIAIVLLVSVGQSAIYSVVSFVRAATRAPISQQQTQLNPSRSAEPLWDAIYQFLDIFFSLALVALAVYLLWEPANNALRRIGLDFRRFGGDTARGILLVILIGAPGIGVYAIGRALGQSIAVIPAPLDSSWWVIALLILAALRAGLTEEVIFLGFLFDRLRRLGWSWTWIIASTALLRGSYHLYQGWPSALGNVVMGLVFGWCYKRWGRVMPLVIAHTIIDIVAFVGYPLAAAWWPGIFAPTPAPSPSS from the coding sequence ATGGAGCAATCTGACAAGCCGGGCCGGTCACGCGGTGCCGCGGACTGGACGTATCCTCCGGCCATCGAGCGCACGGACTCCTACCGACGACGCCGGCTCGGGTGGGAGATCGCCATCGTGCTGCTCGTCAGCGTCGGTCAGTCCGCGATCTACTCGGTCGTCTCCTTCGTGCGTGCGGCGACGCGCGCTCCGATCTCGCAGCAGCAGACGCAGCTGAATCCCTCGCGCAGTGCCGAGCCGCTGTGGGACGCGATCTATCAGTTCCTCGACATCTTCTTCTCGCTGGCCCTGGTGGCCCTCGCCGTCTACCTGCTGTGGGAGCCGGCGAACAACGCGCTGCGCCGCATCGGCCTCGATTTCCGCCGTTTCGGCGGTGACACCGCCCGAGGGATCCTGCTGGTGATCTTGATCGGCGCCCCGGGAATCGGCGTGTACGCCATCGGCCGCGCACTCGGCCAGAGCATCGCGGTGATCCCCGCTCCCCTGGACTCGTCGTGGTGGGTCATCGCGCTGCTCATCCTTGCGGCGTTGCGCGCCGGTCTCACCGAAGAGGTCATCTTCCTGGGGTTCCTCTTCGACCGCCTGCGACGTCTCGGCTGGTCGTGGACGTGGATCATCGCGTCCACGGCCCTGCTGCGTGGCAGTTACCACCTGTACCAAGGATGGCCCTCGGCGCTCGGCAACGTGGTCATGGGACTGGTCTTCGGCTGGTGCTACAAGCGGTGGGGGCGCGTGATGCCCCTCGTCATCGCGCACACGATCATCGACATCGTCGCCTTCGTGGGATACCCCCTCGCGGCAGCGTGGTGGCCCGGGATCTTCGCTCCCACCCCCGCGCCGTCTCCGAGCTCCTGA
- a CDS encoding peptide ABC transporter substrate-binding protein produces the protein MKRNKIALSGLALLGAVGLMLAGCSGGGDNGGGSSSGGDATAIIRTNGSEPQNPLIPTNTNEVGGGKILDSIFAGLVYYDGTGAPVNDMAESIVTNDPQNLTVTLKKGQKFTDGTEVKADNFIKAWNYGAQLSNNQVSSSFFEDIVGFSYDADSELTGLQKVDDYTFTIALSKPAADFALRLGYSAFFPLPDVAFNDMAAFGENPIGNGPYKLKGEGAWQHNVQIDLVKNDDYQGGRTVENGGLSIIFYATQDAAYADLLGGNVDVIDGVPSSSLATFQSDLGDRAVNQPAAIFQSFTIPERLAHFSGEEGQLRRQAISMAINRDEITKTIFQGSRTPASDFTSPVIAGWSDSLSGSDVLKFDADKAKQLWAQADAISPWTGSLQIAYNADGGHQSWVDAVTNSLKNTLGIDSSGAPYPTFKELRSAVTNRSIETTFRSGWQADYPGAYNFLAPLYATGASSNDGDYSNPEFDAQITAGIAETDLEAQNADFAKAQEILLKDLPAIPLWYSNVTGGYAEGVNNVQFGWNSVPLYYEITK, from the coding sequence GTGAAGCGCAACAAGATTGCCCTCTCCGGCCTCGCCCTGCTGGGAGCTGTCGGGCTTATGCTCGCCGGCTGCTCGGGCGGCGGAGACAACGGCGGCGGCTCGTCATCGGGCGGCGACGCCACGGCGATCATTCGGACGAACGGCTCCGAGCCGCAGAACCCGCTGATCCCCACCAACACCAACGAGGTCGGTGGAGGAAAGATCCTCGACTCGATCTTCGCGGGTCTGGTCTACTACGACGGAACCGGCGCCCCGGTCAACGACATGGCAGAGTCCATCGTCACCAACGACCCCCAGAACCTCACGGTGACCCTGAAGAAGGGCCAGAAGTTCACGGACGGCACCGAGGTCAAGGCCGACAACTTCATCAAGGCGTGGAACTACGGCGCTCAGCTGTCGAACAACCAGGTCAGCAGCTCGTTCTTCGAGGACATCGTGGGCTTCAGCTACGACGCTGACTCCGAGCTCACGGGTCTGCAGAAGGTCGACGACTACACCTTCACGATCGCACTGTCGAAGCCGGCCGCCGACTTCGCGCTGCGCCTGGGCTACTCGGCGTTCTTCCCGCTGCCCGACGTCGCGTTCAACGACATGGCCGCTTTCGGTGAGAACCCGATCGGCAACGGCCCCTACAAGCTCAAGGGCGAGGGTGCCTGGCAGCACAACGTGCAGATCGACCTCGTCAAGAACGACGACTACCAGGGCGGTCGCACGGTCGAGAACGGTGGTCTCTCGATCATCTTCTACGCCACCCAGGATGCCGCGTACGCCGACCTGCTCGGTGGCAACGTCGACGTGATCGACGGCGTTCCCTCGTCGTCGCTGGCCACGTTCCAGTCCGACCTGGGCGACCGCGCGGTCAACCAGCCGGCGGCGATCTTCCAGTCGTTCACGATCCCCGAGCGTCTCGCGCACTTCAGCGGCGAAGAGGGCCAGCTCCGTCGCCAGGCCATCTCGATGGCCATCAACCGCGACGAGATCACCAAGACGATCTTCCAGGGCTCGCGCACCCCGGCCAGCGACTTCACCTCGCCGGTCATCGCGGGCTGGTCGGACTCGCTGTCGGGCTCCGACGTGCTGAAGTTCGACGCGGACAAGGCGAAGCAGCTGTGGGCCCAGGCCGACGCCATCTCGCCCTGGACCGGCTCGCTCCAGATCGCCTACAACGCCGACGGCGGACACCAGTCCTGGGTCGACGCGGTGACGAACTCGCTGAAGAACACCCTCGGCATCGACTCCTCCGGTGCGCCCTACCCGACGTTCAAGGAACTGCGCTCGGCGGTCACCAACCGCAGCATCGAGACCACCTTCCGTTCGGGCTGGCAGGCCGACTACCCCGGTGCGTACAACTTCCTCGCACCGCTGTACGCCACGGGTGCCTCGTCGAACGACGGTGACTACTCGAACCCCGAGTTCGACGCGCAGATCACGGCCGGCATCGCCGAGACCGACCTCGAGGCGCAGAACGCCGACTTCGCGAAGGCTCAGGAGATCCTGCTGAAGGACCTCCCGGCCATCCCGCTCTGGTACTCCAACGTCACCGGCGGCTACGCCGAGGGCGTCAACAACGTCCAGTTCGGGTGGAACTCGGTTCCGCTGTACTACGAGATCACGAAGTAA